Part of the Flavobacterium sp. KS-LB2 genome is shown below.
CTATTGGCGGTGATGTTGAAGCAGTTACTATAGAAATGGAAGAATATAGAAGTTAAATAAGAAATGTTTAAAAAGGATAAAAAAATATTTTTTGAAACTTTTAAACTTTAAGCTTTTAAACTTTAAACTTTTTAAGTACTTTTGCCATCCGTTTAACAATGGCGTCGTGGCCGAGCGGCTAGGCTGGGCTCTGCAAAAGCTCCTACTCCGGTTCGAATCCGGACGATGCCTCAAGAAGAGATACAGCAATGTGTCTCTTTTTTTTATGTCTTATTACAAGGAACGAAGTAATCCTAGTTTTGGCTCAACATATTTCCTGTTAATGTGATTGCTTCGTACGTTGCAATGACAGTAATTAGGTGTTTTTTGTGTTTCTAAATTATTAAGAAATTAAGTTTCATTAAGTCTAAACACTTAATTTTTCTTAGTTACTTAATAGTTTAAATAAAAAAGCCTTAATTCTAAATTGATTTAGAGTCAAGGCTTCTACTATTTTATAAAAATTATGATTTATTGATTATCAATCTTTTCAAACGCTTTTTTAACCATCGCTTTTTCTTCTGGGAACCAACCTTGAGTGATTAAAACCATCCCAAAAACCATCATTACAACACTTATTCCTTTTTTAATTTTAAGAATATTTACTGGTGTTAGTTTTGTTTTTAATTGCTTAGCTAATAATATTTTAATACAATCAATAAACAAATAAGAAGCTATCACTGATATAAAAAAAGTAATCATTCTAGAGGTTTGTATTTCTAGTTTTGGTCCAACAGAAATAATGATTGCCAACCAAAAACCAAGAACACCTATATTGATAATGTTTAACAAAAACCCTTTTATAAAAAGACTTAAATAGTTTTTTTTCACTATTTCTCTATCAATACTATCGGTATTAATTTTTTCTTCTTTTTTTAATTGTATGAAGGAAATTATACCATAAACTAGCATCAATACACCACCAAAAATAAAAAGTGCTGGTTGATCTTTTAAACTTTGAATCAGCCTATAACTTCCTAAATAAGCAATTCCTATAAAAACAATATCTCCAGAAACTACTCCTAA
Proteins encoded:
- a CDS encoding LysE family translocator codes for the protein MVNDILSGIPWGIFLSFMIGPVFFILLETSIIKGFRAALVFDLGVVSGDIVFIGIAYLGSYRLIQSLKDQPALFIFGGVLMLVYGIISFIQLKKEEKINTDSIDREIVKKNYLSLFIKGFLLNIINIGVLGFWLAIIISVGPKLEIQTSRMITFFISVIASYLFIDCIKILLAKQLKTKLTPVNILKIKKGISVVMMVFGMVLITQGWFPEEKAMVKKAFEKIDNQ